Below is a genomic region from Anoplopoma fimbria isolate UVic2021 breed Golden Eagle Sablefish chromosome 20, Afim_UVic_2022, whole genome shotgun sequence.
AttagtagttgttgagatatttcagtccgaGTGGGGGACCGACCAACAGACAGGCATTGCCGTTCCTTAAAAATCTCATCATAGCTGAGCTAAATATTAGTTTTGCATTAAAACTCCTTCATTGCCAAAGTCAGTGAACTTAACTTGGCAAGACATCATAATTGATTATACTGTATTAATAATCTTCTCACACCTCTGTCGCACATGCTTAAAAACTTGATTTCGTTTCCAGTCTGTAATTTTGGACGACAAAACATTGCAAACAGTattattcacatttcatttaactttaatACGTGCTTAGTAAGAATACTCACAGTCTTCACCAGTATATTCAAGCAACCTCACCTCCATCTTTTACAAGTGCAGGAGCTGGCTTACTGACGTGATCGCCCCTGCAGTGTCTCTCCACCCAGACCTGCAGATCGCTGCTGTAATAATCCTGCACCTCCCTCAGCACCTGCAGAAACTTTAGGCTGCTCTCCTTGGTGGAACACACCGTCTCTAGAGCCTGTGCCATGGGCATTGGAAGGTGACCTCTCCAGCAGAGACAGGTGTTGCAGCATCATGCAGCCAACGCAGCAAGGGTGCCGGGTGGTCAACGGTCCACTTTAGCAGCAAGTCCCTCTGTGACCGGAGCAACTGCTGAGCTGAGTTCATGGCTGCAGAAAATACTGATGggaggaacaaaaacaaatacacttaAAAATGTCAAGCCAATAACTTGGATTCAGAATGCTAACTATAAATGACAGTTCAGTAAGGAATCCTATGCATAATACTCGCATGCTTACCTTAAagcattatttaattattattttttgtgtcactgtCCCTCCCGGCTAGTTTTGCCATTGCAGTCAGGAGTGTTTGCTGGAGACTTTTTGTGTTCCATCTTAAGTTACAGGGAGGTGGAGTGAAATGACTTACTGTATAGACAGCAATACTACCTTTCAAAATGCCCATAGTTGAAAGTATccaagtctttttttcccctgactCTGATTAATCGCTTTTGTTTGATCTTGCAAAAATGTGCCTGTCCCCTCAAGTGACTTGGAAGTAGCACACAGAGTGAGGAGAATAATCAAACTGCATGGATTTTCAGAACATACTGGGACTTCGAAAACTGAAATGCTGAAAGTTAACACTGGCTAAAAACAGTctaatattgttatatttttgcgTATTTGAACAGACCAGAGGTATAAACTCTTGCTGAAGTAAAAAAGTTTTAGCTTGACACTTTTCACACTTGCTTCCATCCTCTTACACAACTGTAGTGACCTACTTACAGCGACGGATATTCATTGACGACTGAACAGCTATAAATCAGTGTCAGACAGAAAAGTGAATCATTAATGagatgtattcattttttaatagaaCTTTTATCGCTATAACTTGTGTCACGCTGTTTCGAGGTTTGGTCAGGACGGTCGGAGTAGACAGACGGAAACAGAGATGAACACATTCAGTAGTTGGAGACTTTGAGGAAATGGACATCAGCATGAGAGTGACTCAGCCGTTGTCATGTGTTGTTGCACAGATAATAGCTGAGGTCTTTGTTTTCCAAACAGTTCCTACTTCCATCACTTGTGTGAGCATCTGAATCTTTTGACATGTCAATAAGGATAACGTTGGAAGCCTTTTTACCATTATTTACAATcaatttatgaaataaatcaataaattataaTCATGAAGCcattcttttctatttttaatttacGTCTTTTACTATTGCATACAATGTTTATTGTCAGGATTCAATCAACAAGCCAAATTCCCTGTATGTGTAATTTACTTGCCTATAaaactgtttctgattctgattctgattctgataagCTCAGCGGGATGTAATGAATGGATATAAACAGCATAGAAGATATAGAAGATGTTGGTAGAGTTCAAGAGTTAAGTGGAGGCATCAAAGTGAAGTCATAGTACGAGCAGCAGAATTAAACACTCCCAACTTCCCCCTCTTTTCTCCGTTGTTCATCCTGCCCTCTGTCTGTGCTGGCAGAGCAGGGTTGCAGTCATGTATGTGGACACTGTCTTTCTTGTGTGTCCTCTGATGTTTGGTGagtaattaaatcattttaatcaccttttttaataaattgatcAGCTTCAGATTTctgtgaaaatgtcaaagttatTCATTATTCAGTCATGTTAACCTGATTAATTTATCCCCTGTTATCTctgttattatcataattattaatgTTAGAGACGGATTAATTGTGTCCGTGAATGTCTCTTTCAGAATATACTGTAGTGGATGATTACATTATATTCACAGATGAGGATGCTttctgttgcatttttgttttattttattcatttcattatctcCCTGAAGTTGATGCCAATGTGATAACACATATGcaaatgtttcttaaaataatcaagatcattttgtaaaaaaaaaagaaaaaagtatttactACGTAGTAGATTTTCCAGAAGTACTAGAAGTGCAGTTACCCTCTTCCCTTTTCTAAGTATAAATCTGTTGCGAAATTGTACTGGGTCATATTATGCGTTTGCAGACAGTGCAGGAAAATACAGCATAACCTTGTGTTGGctcaaatgtattctttttgaTGACCTTACTAGAAGATATCAAGGGATTAATTCAGTTAGACAGGGAGATATTTGTAgcttgaaacacacacatatatgtctGGAAATTGTCTTTGGCCTCATGGTGGTcaagttaaaactaaaaaaagacgTCAAGCACATAAGAAATGAACATCAAGATCATGAGGCACAATAATTCGGCTGGATGGCTTCATAACAAACTTTCTGTCTCCCGTGATTTAAACCTGAGTTTAGAACAAGGTATGGTTACGTTAGATCCTGTGTATTGGTAATCATGGTCTGCTCTCTATCACAGCAGCGAGCCTGTGGAGGAGGGTCCAGGCTGTCTCTCCTGTGCCCTCAGTCCCTGACCGTGTCCAAGCGCTGAAGGGCTCCTGTGTGGTGATTCCCTGCTCCTTCACTCCTCTAGCTCCTCtcagggggaggaaggagagggtgGACGTCCGGCTGAGGTTCAGAGGTGGCGGTCACTTCTTCCCTCTCCGCAGCACCGCCTTTAACAGCGAAGACAGAGATCAAGTGAGCCGGGATTTCCAAGGCCGGACGTCCCTCATTGGGCGAATCGCAGATGGAGACTGCTCAGTGAAGATGGAGAGGATCAGCCAGGACGACTCACGGGTGTTTGAGATCACTCTGAAGAGGGGCGATGACTTACTCTGGGGGAGGCCAAGGAGCTTCAATCTGGATGTTTCGGGTGAGTCACTGTGCTGCCTTATTCTTCTCCCATAAAAGCAGTTGTTCTTTTGTATATCTAACAATCAGATAATGTATGTGTATCCAAGCTTCAGGACTTGGAAACAGGAGAATATCTGACACATGACTAATTGCACACAAATGTTCTTTACAATCATTTTTCATTGCATATTGAGTGCAGAAGTGCGTGTCAGTAGATATTTCTTCCCTTCAGGTCAGCTGCATGCCGAACattatgaatacataaataaaagaagaaatgaatacaaataagcACTTTTATATTGAATAAGCGATCGCAGTCAAGtactctttacatttttatgaaaataggaaacaataataaagacaaaataaggATAGTGGAATCATCCACCTTAAACAAACCACTTTTaagtaagtaaaatgtatttatatagcgcttttcacagacataagtcacaaagtgcttaacaggAGCGGAATTAATACACAATTTAATACACAATCCTATATGGGCTGATTGATTAATAGTTCCTATATCTACATAAATGTGAAAATCTGGGACAACTAATCCAGAAAATAggctttttttatgatattctGCACAGTACTTTTGTATAAATTGTTATTTGTCCTTAATGAAATAcacatcagcagaaaaaaaacacagtaatgaTGGAGATTTTCCTCACTGTCAGACACCCCTGAGGCTCCTGTCATCAGCGGCTTGTTGTCAGCCACAGAGGGACAGCTGGTCAGCCTGAACTGCTCCGTCAGCTATCACTGCCCCTCCAGACCTCCTGTCCTGAACTGGAGCTGGGAGAGAGGAACCCAGCTGAACAGCACACCTGGGGAGGTACAGACACTCCACCTGGAGCCCCACAGGCCCATGTTACTGGCCCCTCTGTCCTTCACGGTGTCCCACCAGGTGAAACCGAGGCTCAGATGTGAAGTCAGCTACCCGGGAGCAAAACCAGTGGCTGTTTCAAAGGATCTGCATGTGACATGTAAGCATTGCTTTTACAAGTATATTGTGTGTTTCTTGGCCCTgtttacactttttttcctttattttctcatGCTCTGTAGTTTCACCAAAAGATGTAGTGGTTCAGGTCCAGACCCTGATAGTGCTGGAGGGGAGCAGCGCCTTGTTGGTCTGCTCCTGTAAAGCCGACCCCCCGGTGACTGTGTACCGCTGGTCCTACAGTCAACACGGCCGCACGGTGCACATCCACCAACGCACGCACACGGTCCGGGTGTTCAACGTGACCCGGGACATGAGGGTCCGCTGCACAGCACAGAACCTGATTGGTCGAGGAGAATCTCGGCCCACTCCGCTGAACATACAATGTAATCCTTCTTCCTCTGGGCCAGCCTCCAATGGccatacacacatttatgtagTCTATTAGAAAAAAACGCTTAAC
It encodes:
- the LOC129110021 gene encoding sialoadhesin isoform X2; this encodes MYVDTVFLVCPLMFASLWRRVQAVSPVPSVPDRVQALKGSCVVIPCSFTPLAPLRGRKERVDVRLRFRGGGHFFPLRSTAFNSEDRDQVSRDFQGRTSLIGRIADGDCSVKMERISQDDSRVFEITLKRGDDLLWGRPRSFNLDVSDTPEAPVISGLLSATEGQLVSLNCSVSYHCPSRPPVLNWSWERGTQLNSTPGEVQTLHLEPHRPMLLAPLSFTVSHQVKPRLRCEVSYPGAKPVAVSKDLHVTFSPKDVVVQVQTLIVLEGSSALLVCSCKADPPVTVYRWSYSQHGRTVHIHQRTHTVRVFNVTRDMRVRCTAQNLIGRGESRPTPLNIQYKPAILRLSSTCVVEDLEVMCRCSVDSNPKPAVTWSVNGTVPPRDYNVSVTSEPDTLTATLRGHMDRPQTVICFAFNALGNDSLMLLQGGEEIAPLLWVVIPAVSICLVIFLLCLLFYCCRKRARKHGLSRRPAVYPEGMGIYQDQMPLYINCTEVTHIYTNGSYQLVYQNCTPLFVHTKQNRPMGRRGGERRRGGEDGRIERPAGLGVRGTREVQSTAVTDAETAIYLEIL
- the LOC129110021 gene encoding sialoadhesin isoform X1 gives rise to the protein MYVDTVFLVCPLMFAASLWRRVQAVSPVPSVPDRVQALKGSCVVIPCSFTPLAPLRGRKERVDVRLRFRGGGHFFPLRSTAFNSEDRDQVSRDFQGRTSLIGRIADGDCSVKMERISQDDSRVFEITLKRGDDLLWGRPRSFNLDVSDTPEAPVISGLLSATEGQLVSLNCSVSYHCPSRPPVLNWSWERGTQLNSTPGEVQTLHLEPHRPMLLAPLSFTVSHQVKPRLRCEVSYPGAKPVAVSKDLHVTFSPKDVVVQVQTLIVLEGSSALLVCSCKADPPVTVYRWSYSQHGRTVHIHQRTHTVRVFNVTRDMRVRCTAQNLIGRGESRPTPLNIQYKPAILRLSSTCVVEDLEVMCRCSVDSNPKPAVTWSVNGTVPPRDYNVSVTSEPDTLTATLRGHMDRPQTVICFAFNALGNDSLMLLQGGEEIAPLLWVVIPAVSICLVIFLLCLLFYCCRKRARKHGLSRRPAVYPEGMGIYQDQMPLYINCTEVTHIYTNGSYQLVYQNCTPLFVHTKQNRPMGRRGGERRRGGEDGRIERPAGLGVRGTREVQSTAVTDAETAIYLEIL